The following is a genomic window from Bacteroidia bacterium.
GCTATTGCGATGATGCCTGTTAACCCGCTCAACTTTACCGGTGTGAGTCTATCTGTATCGGTTCCATCACCCAATTGGCCATCTTCATTACTTCCACAGGACCAAACACTGCTATCCTTTTTCAGAAATAGGCAATGAGATTCTCCTGCTGATATTGCGGTGACGCCTGATAGTCCACTCACCCGAACTGGCATAGATCTATCCGTTTTTGTTCCATCGCCCAATTGTCCATTACTATTATTTCCGCAAGCCCGTGGAGAACCGGAAGTGTTGGATAAAAAATAAGAAGAATAAGAAGAATGAGAAGTGCTCCCTGAAAATATGGCTTGAGCATTAGCGCCCATGCTCATCCCGAGTAGAACGATGGTGATAATTAGTAGTTTTTTCATTTTGTTTTGTTATTGGTTTATTATTTAATTGTTAGTATCTTTTTATATGCCTATATTTTTTGCAGCAAAACTAAAACGTACTGAAATAATTCGCCCACCAACTTTTGTATGTAAGCCTATTGCTTTACGAACAGGGATTCCTTCAAATTTTAAATTCATTTGAGTAAAAGAAATATCTCCTCTTATTAAATTAGGATCAACATAAACAACTTGTGATTTGAGTTTACCAATACAAGTTATAAAAAGTCCTAAAAAAATTATTTTTTTATACATAAATTATTTTTTTGAATCATATCAATTACATTTGATTTGACACATCCTTCTTGTGGATTAACTTATTCATAAGTTCATAAAATAATATATCAAAAGTCTTTAATAAATTTGCGTCCGTTCAGCAAAACGCTCAGTAAAGTTGCGTTTTGCTGAACACTTAAATAATAGACGCTTACATTTTATTTATTTTTCAATGATTTTTCGAGATCTTTTTCAAGGCGTTTTGCTCTACGTGATTTAGTTCCATTAATAATTGCCGGAGTATCTATCCGTCTTGGTTTAAGTGCTTTCCAATTTTTACTGAAACCATCAATGAACAAACCAATAGGACCAGTTGAAAAAATATCAAGTACAATAAAAATCCCTTTTACTTTTGATTTAAGAACAATTGTTCCTGTTTTTCCAGCGGATGTTAATTCAAGTTTATGTTTAATTTTTTTATCTAATTTTAAACCAGTTGTATAATATGAATAGATAGTTGAATATTGACTTGCATAATGGCTTTTTTCCTTGCCGTGAGAAAAAACCCTCTCTGTTTGTACTGGCACCCCGTTATCTGTTACTGTTAAGTCGGCAGGAGCATCATAGAGAACTACATTGTTTGTTCTTGTTCCAAACAGAGTTGCACAACCTGAATTTAACAGTATTGCTGTTGTTAGAAATAAGCCGAAAATTAATTTTACTTGTTTTTTCATTTTGTTTTGTTTTTATTAGTTTATTATTTAATTGTTTATACTACTTATTTGCTCTTTTCAGATGCCTAATTTTTTTTGCAGCAAAACTAAAACGTACTGAAATATTTATCAATAGATAAAAATATCTATACCTGCAAATAGTTTTATTTCAGTTTTAAAAGTTTAACTTATTTTTTTAAAGCTCGATTTATTAGGAATGCGGCAGGCTACTCCACCTTTTTACCATTTACATCTATCTTAAACTTCACTCCGTCTTTTTCTACATCGGCTATTCCATTTCTAAACCAATCTGCATTATCATATTGCAAAGGGATTACAACTTCTCCCCTTATATTTATGTATCCATACTTGTTATTCTTTTTTACAACTATCCTGTTACTATTTAAGGTATAAGTGTCTATATAAGTATTTACTTCAAAATATGACATAGGATAATCTATATGATCATATTGCTCTAAATTATCTGCCATAATCTTTAAATTATAAACATCTATAATTGCAAATATTTTGGTAGAGTATTGCACACTCCTAATTGAATGATACTGGCATAGCCTTAGTCCATCAAATTCTTTTCGATCTATTTCTAACCCTTTGGGTAATAATATGGAGTCCATTGTAGCGAGATTATAAATAAACATTTGATTAGTTGTGTCACCGCTTTTTAAAGGTTTTTTATATGCCGTAATGTAGTTCCAACTGTGACCTTCTCCATCATCCTCATTGTGACAATCGTCACCTTGCATATAATAGCTTCCTGTTAAATATTTTCCATCTCTGTCAATTACCCTTATAACACCTCCTGCAAAATTTCCATTTGTTGAGGTGTAAACAATAGTGCTAGGATTATCTCCAAAATTAGTAGATCGTGGCCATTGTGGTTGAATTAACCATTTGCCATGAGCGTCAGCAAACCCCCAAAGTTTTCCTTTCTTTTTTGGTTGTATTCCCATAGTTTTAGCAGGAGCTTCATACTTCTCTCTTTTCACTGCAACGGCTGGACTATAATCTTTCGGAGAAAAATCAGCATACCTAGTTCCTGTGGGATTGCTTGAGCCGTATTTCCATTGGTCGGCACTGCCTTGTCCTACACATACCGCATTGATGCTTAAGATGCCAATTGATAGTGTAAATAGTTTTTTCATGGTGTTTTTATTTTAAAGGGTTTCTTTTTAATTTATTGTTTAATGAATTTCTTGATTAGAATACCCTTATCTGTTTTCAGCCTTTAAGAAATAAACTTCCCCAGTTTGTTTACTCAATCACAACCTTTCCTGTTTTAATTATTTGTGTTGTGGTACGAAGCTGGTAAAAATACAAACCCGCAGGAAGGTCACCTCTGTAGAGCTCGGTACGAGAATTTGTAATTACTTTTTTCATTACTTCTTTGCCTAACAAATCATACAATACAAACTCCGTGTTTGAACCAATGTTTTCTGTTTCGATAAATAAAGTTGTGTGAAAAGGATTAGGGTAGATATTGAAATTAGAACTTAATATTATCTCTTGAATAGCTGCTAGGCTACTGTTTAATTTAGCAAGGTAATTTATTGCATTACCATCAATTTGTGAAAACAAACCACCTACATACAAATCTCCTTTATAAGATGTTAAAGCTTGCACTGAGTTATTTGTTCCTAGTCCAAAAGTGCTCCAACTTGAACCATTCCATTTAGCGACACTATTAGCAGTATTTCCTCCTGCTGTGGTGAAATCACCTCCGACATGAAGCTCTCCATTATAATTAGTTAATGACCTAACATAATTGTTCACACCTCCAGTCCCTACAGCAGACCATACTGTTCCATTCCATTTAGCAATATTATTCGCAGAATTGCCTCCTGCTGTAGTGAAACTGCCACCAGCATACAATTCGCCATTATAAACAGCTAATGATAAAACATTGTTATTCGCACCTGATATTCCCGTGCCCACAACCGACCACGCTGTTCCATTCCACTTGGCTATATTATTTACGGCAACGCCTCCTGCAATAGTGAAACTCCCACCAACATACAACTCTCCATTATAAACAGCTAATGCATAAACACCATTTCCTGTATTTCCTGTTCCCAATGCAGACCATGCTGTTCCGTTCCATTTAGCAATACCGTTAATTGAGATACCTCCTGCAGTGCTGAACTCCCCTCCAACATAAAGTTCTCCGTTATAAACTGCTAATGTATAAACATCACCATTTGTTCCTGTCCCTAAAGGAGACCAAGCTGTTCCGTCCCATTTGGCAATGCGGTGAGAAAGAATGCTACCTGCTGAATCAAAGCTGCCACCTGCATATAAATTACCATTATAATTTGTAATTGCATAAACTCTGCTATTGTGTTGCATACCACTACCTAATGCCGAATAGTTTGTTCCATCCCATTTTATAATTTTCATTGCAAACACAGTATCTCCATTACTACTAATACCAGCTCCAAAACTTCCACCTGCATAAAGTACATTATTTACGGTGTCAGGATATAAGCTATATACTTTATCTTCAATTCCTTGACCAACCGTGCTCCAGGTTTGTGCATTTACTGAAAGAGCTGTAACAGCATATAAAATAGTTGTAATTATTTTTTTCATGTTTTTCATGTTTTTTATTTGTTCGGAACAAAAGTCTATAACAGTTAATTAGTATCAAATACCACTTTAGTAGTAAAATATTAGGACACTCTTTTATAAATTTTATTTAATGCTTCTGTGCGCGAACTAACTTCTAATTTTTTATAGATGTTGCGTACATGGGTTCTAATGGTTTCGGTACTTAAACAAAGGCTTTCGGCAATTTCTTTATAGCGTAATCCATCTGCCAGAAGTGGAACAACCTCTTGCTCACGCTGAGATAATTTTCCAAGTAAAGATTTTTTCATAAAGTGTTGTTGTTGTTTTTTTTACAAAACTCGCCTTATGAATGCAGTTATACAATCACACTTTAGTAGTAATCTTTATTTTTTAAATACTTTATTTAAAGCGTCGGTTCTTGAGTTTACCTGTAGCTTTTGGTATATGTTGCGTATATGAGTTCTTACGGTTTCTGTACTCACAAAAAGTTTATCGGCAATTTCTTTATAGCGCAATCCTTTTGAAAGTAATTGCAATATCTCTTGTTCACGCTGAGACAATTTTTCAAGCTCTTTATTGTAATCTGTATTACTAAAAGATGCTACAATTTTTCGAGCAATATGGCTGCTCATTGGCGAGCCGCCTTTATATATATCAACAATAGCATTTAACAATTTAGATGGCTGCGTAGTTTTTGTGAGATAACCCGTAGCTCCTGCTTTTAATGCCTTAAATACAGATTCGGTATCTTCAAAAGAAGTACACATTAAAAATTGTGTATTAGGACATTTAGGTTTTAGTTCAATAATACATTCTATACCTGATTTATCTGGAAGATGAATATCAGTTAACACAACATCTAATTTTAATGTAGGGATTTTATCAAGAGCTTGTTGTGCATTTTCAAAAATATGGATGCATGAAAAGCCTTCACTTTCATTAATAAGAGACATCATGCTTTCGCCAATTTCTTTTTCATCTTCTATAATTCCAACTGTAATTTGCATGTTGCAAAGCTATAAGATGTTTACTATTTATTTCTACTACAAAAGTAGTATTATGTTTTTTTGATATTTTGAATAGGCACGTCAATTTTTATTTCAAGTCCTTGGGTTTGAATAGAATTAAAAGTGGCTTTAGCATTAATAATTTTAGCTCTATACTTAATATTTCTTAATCCATTACCTTCTTTATTTTGATTATCTAAACCAATACCATTATCTGTAATAGTAATCTGTAATTGCTCGGCAGTAACTACCACTTGTATGTATACATCTGTAGCTTTGGCATGTTTTACAATGTTTTGTAAACACTCTTTTACCATAAAGAAAATATTTCGATGCGCCTCTTTAGAGATTTTATAGTTTGGGATATTTTCAGGGAAATCGAGTGATACATCCATAGAAAAATCATTTAGGTAATCTCTGCTATATTCTCTTATGCGCGCTATAAGACTATCTAAGGTTGTGTTTTCTGGGTTCAATGCCCAAATTAAATCGCGCATATTATCTACTAAATTTACAGATGTTTCGGATATAGATTTTATGCTCGATTGAATTTCTGGATTGTTTTCTGCTTTTGTTGCTATTACTTCGCTAAGAAATTTAATTTTAGAAAGACCAGAACCTAAATCATCGTGAATGTCTTTTGCTATTCGTAAACGCTCATTTTCTTCGGTTTCTCTAACCGCTTGTTCTTGTTTTTGAATGGCTTTAATTTTTTGTCGAGAAAAATAAAAATAGCCGCCAAAACAAAGAGATAAAATAACCAAGATGCTTGCAATTAATAAATAGTTTCTTTTTTGCACAATTAGCTTTTCTTCTTCCAACTGTATGGAACTAATTTTTTCTTGTTGTTTTAAAAATTTTATTTCAGCTTCTTTTTTTTCGGTTTCATAAAGTGTTTGTTGCTGTGCAAATTTTTGAGCAATATTTTCAGAGAATAAAGAGTCGTTGAGTTTGCAGTAAAGTTTATAATACACAATACTTTTTTTCGGGTTATTTAAATTGTTTTCATATAGATCAGCGTATGTTTTATAGGCTTTTTTCAGATCTGCTTTCAATCCGTTTTTTTTGCAAATACCGATTGTTTTATTGAGCAATTTTTCTGCGAGAGTATTTTCTTTTTGTTTGTAATAAAATGTAGCTAAATCATACGAATACCTTGCTATATCTCTTGCCTTACCCATCTGCTCTGCCAATTGAATGGCATGCGTATAGTTTAATTCGGCCCTTTTGAAATCATTTGTATTCTCATAATACGCACCTAAACCTTCATATATTTGAGCCTCGTCATCCTTTTCCCCAGTTTGGGTAGCTAATGATAATCCTTTTTCAAAATTAGCTTTTGCTTCTTTTTCGTTTTTTATGTCCAAGTATATTTCGCCAAGGTTTGTATATATATTAACAGCGTAAGATTTGTTCCCAACTTTTTCAGCAATGGTAAGTGCCATTTTACTATACTTTATCGCATCGGGATAATTTCTTAATTTTTTATTTATAACAGCAATGTTATTGTAAACAGTTATTAAAGAATTTATATCTTTTATTTCCTCTAAAAATTTTGCCGCTTTGTAATTGTATTGCAGCGCAAGCGTAAAATCAGATTTATCATCGTAAATTGTTGCCATGTTATTATATGTAAAAGCAATCCCTCTTTTATCACCGAGTTCAGATTTTATTTCAATAGATTTTTCCATATAATTAATAGCCTCATCAAACCTTAATTCATCCCTGTAGATGTTGGCAATGTTATTATAACAATCGGCAATACCTTGTTTGTTATTTAATTCCTGCCGGATGGTTAATGCGGTATTATAATAATTCAATGCTTGTTTAAATTCACCTTTTATCCTATAAATAATGCCAATGTTATTGTTTACGGTGGCAATCCCTTTCTTGTCTTTTATCGTTTCTTTATCTTTTAACGATAATAAATAAAACCCAAGAGCTTCATCGTTTTTTCCTTCATCGCTGGCTACGTTTCCTAGGGTATTGTAAGCAGATGAACGGCCTTTATAAAAGTTTAATTTGGTAGCTAAGTCCACGGAATTCTTACCATAGGCTCTTGCTTTTTTGAGATCAGATGAACTGTATTCCCATGCCAGCTCATTCAGGGTTTTTACTTTCTCACTGTCTTCCTTAGATGTTTTAAGAACGCTCAATAAGCTATCTGGATAAGAATTGGTTTGGGCTTTACCAATTATTAAAGTAAAATAAAGGAGTAAAAAAAAAGATTGTTTTTTCATATTCTAAAACAAATATATAAATACATACCGTAGCACAACTTTTAATTTTGAATTAAAACTGCTTTAAAATATTTTTTCTTGCGTTCTTTTTTTCTTGAAAGAAAAGAACCAAAAATTCAAGACTTAGCTTTCTCATTTCATTTTAGTTATTCTAATGGCTGATTTCCTCACACGTTCGGAAATCCCAATCTCATCACGCTTTCATTTTGCGAAAATTTTATTCGAAATCCTATGCCGAAAAAAATATTTTTTCAAATGAGAATTCAAAGTGGAGCGTAAGCCAGAAAAAGTAGCGGAGGCTGAGCCTGCTTGTGTGCAAGCTGATAACTTTTTTTTGATTTTTTGTTTCTTTTTTATTAAGAAAAAAGAAATTAAGAGAATAATAGAAACATAAATCTTTTAAAATAAATTTTCCAGCAAATCGTCATCAACAATATTAGGAAGCGTAACTTTTAAATTGGGCGTGCGTTGCATTTCACGTTTAATCGCGAACAACGCTTCTTCGTTTCGCGCCCAACTTCTGCGCGCAATTCCATTGTTTACATCCCAATGCAACATTGCTGTTAAGCGTCTATCGGCATCATCCGTTCCATCCAACACCATTCCGAAACCGCCATTGATAACTTCCCCCCAACCAACTCCACCGCCATTATGCAAGGACACCCAAGTAGCTCCGCGAAAAGCATCGCCCACAAAATTTTGCACCGCCATATCTGCTGTAAATTGTGAGCCATCGTAAATATTAGATGTTTCGCGATAAGGCGAATCCGTTCCGGAAACATCGTGATGATCTCTTCCCAAAACAACGGGCGCGGAAATTTTTTTTTCGCGAATGGCTTTATTAAACGCACTTGCAATTTTCACGCGACCTTCTGCGTCGGCATATAAAATACGCGCTTGCGAGCCAACTACCAATTTATTTTCTTGCGCAGCTTTTATCCAAATTAAATTATCGTTGAGTTGTTGCTTAATTTCATCAGGAGCCGTTTTCAACATTTCTTCCAACACATCTGCCGCCAATTTATCGGTAATTTCTAAATCTTTTGCATCCGCAGAAGTACAGACCCACCTAAACGGGCCGAAACCGTAATCGAAACACATCGGACCTAAAATATCTTGCACGTAAGATGGATATTTGAAAAGTTTTTTTTCGGTATCGCCTTTTCTAAAAACATCTGCTCCTGCCCTTCCTGCTTCCAATAAGAAAGCATTTCCATAATCGAAAAAATAAGTTCCAGAAGCGGTCATTTTATTGACAGCTGCTACATGACGCACCAATGTTTTTTGAACTTCTTTTTTAAATTGTTCCGGATTTTCTGCCATCATTTTTTTTGATTCCTCAAAAGAAATTCCTGCCGGATAATAACCACCAGCAAAAGGATTGTGAAGCGATGTTTGATCTGAACCTAATTCTACTTTTACGTTTTCCTTCGCAAACTTTTCCCACAAATCAACTACGTTTCCTTGATACGCAAGTGATACGGATTCTTTGGCAGCTCTTGCTTTTTCGATGCGAATAATTAATTTATCTAAATCATCAAACACCTCATTTACCCAACCTTGCGAATGGCGCGTTTGCGTAGCTTTCGGATTTACTTCTGCAATAACGCCAATTGCTCCCGCAATAACAGCAGCTTTTGGTTGTGCTCCGCTCATTCCTCCTAAACCTGCGGAAACAAAGACTTTTCCGCCTAAGCCAGTTCCACCTTTTGTAAATTTTCTTCCTGCATTTAAAACAGTAATCGTTGTGCCGTGCACAATTCCTTGCGGACCGATATACATAAATGAACCTGCTGTCATTTGTCCATATTGCGTTACGCCCAAAGCGTTAAAACGTTCCCAATCGTCCGGTTTACTGTAATTCGGAATCATCATTCCGTTGGTTATAACCACACGTGGCGCCTCTTTGTGCGAAGGAAATAATCCCATCGGATGACCAGAATACATTGCCAATGTTTGCTCATCCGTCATTTCCGATAAATACTTCATCGTTAAAAGATATTGCGCCCAATTCTGGAAAACCGCACCGTTACCGCCATACGTAATCAATTCGTGCGGATGTTGCGCCACAGCATAATCTAAATTATTACTGAGCATGTGCATAATTGCCGCAGCCTGCTTGCTTTTGTGAGGATATTCGTTTATCGGGCGGGCATAAATTTTATAATCAGGACGAAAACGATACATGTAAATACGTCCGAAATCCTTGAGTTCTTTTGCAAATTCTTTGGATAAAATAGCGTGATGCTTTTTATCGAAATAACGCAAAGCATTTCGTAAAGCCAACTTTTTTTCTTCCGCAGATAAAATATCTTTTCGCTTTGGCGCGTGATTGATTGCTTCCTCAAAAGGTTTTATTTCTGGTAACTCAGAGGGAATTCCCTGAGAAATTATTTTTTGAAAATTTTCGATAGTCATTTTTTAATATTGATTTTATATTTTTTTTCGATTTAGGATTGTCATTCTGAACTCGATTCAGAATTTTTGATAGGCTGAGAGCGTATTACAAATTCTTTAACCATTCATTTTTTATTTCTACTGTCTCGGTTAATTTTGTTTCAACACCTAAGTTAAATTCCTTTAATTTGTCGCAAAGAAGATTGCCGTCTACTAAGTCAATTGGTGGCGCACCATCTCTCGTCGCTTCTTTAATTGCTTCTTTGGTAAAAGTTCCAGTCGTAATAAATAACCCTTTTACATCTCTGCCAATCATTGCGCCTCTAAATTCTCTCATATCTTTCGGTGTCACGGAGCCTTTGTAACGTTTGCATTGAAAAATTACATAGAAACTTAAAAGTCCGTTTACTCGAACAATTCCTTTTCCGTCAATTCCTCCGTCACCAGCTTTTCCAGTAACTTCTACTTGAAAAAAACCACTTTCCCTTAAAAGTCTTTGAGATAAACGCTCAAATGCGTCAGGTTTTATTTTGTAAAGAACATTTAAAAGTCTTTCTTTCCACTCTTCTGGATTAAATGTCTCTTCTATAAACTTTTGCACAATTTTTTCAACTATCTCCGTATCAGTTTTTGTTTTGGGTAAATTTGGCTTGACTTGTTCCCTTACAACTCTTACAATTTCGATGTAGTCCAGTTTATTAACATCTATGCCAGCTTTTGTTAATGCCCAAATTCCGCGAGATGAGTTTTCAAGAAGTCCAAATTTTTTGAGATAAGTTCTACTCCAAGCAAGTCTATAATCAACTTCAATTGTTGTTCCTCCATCACCATGTGGAATTTGTAAAATGTCGTCCGAAATTTTTGCAATACCGTAAACTTTATTATTAATTTCTTCAACTGTCCCAGAGCCCCCTAATTCTTTAAGAGCTTTAACTGTTGGGATAATCAATTCGTCAAAAGATGGTAGGTCGCTATTTGCTTTTTTTCGTGCCATGTGTTTTATTAGTAAAATTTTTGTCTTACACTCTGCTTATCAGATTGCAACCTGTTTTCTTCATTTTCCGTTTCAAAAATAGCCTATATTTTTCTTGCCACAAAATTAGTTTTATAAGTTAGAAAACGGCATCGGATTGCGAATAAAATTTTAGCAAAAAGAAGGCGTGATGAGATTGGGATTTCCGAGTGTAACGAGGAAATCACCCGATGAATAGCCTTCAGGAAGCTAAAATGAAATGAGGAATCCAAGCCTTGAATTTTTCTTTGCTTCTTTCTTTTGTTTGTAAAATAAAAGAAAGAAGAGATAAAAGTAATTCTATCCGCTATTTTCTTTAACGTTCTTTTTTCTTGAAAAAAAAGAACCAAAAATTCAAGGCTGTTTATTCTTTTCAGAGATTTCTACACAAAAGTTTTTCCGCGCAGCCAAACTCATCCGCAAAAAGCGGATTCAAACAAGGCTGCTTACAAAAGCCTACGCTAAAAACATTTGCTTGAAAGCTTTATGAAAACAATAAAATGCCAATTCTTAATTCTTCATTTTTAAACTTGCTTTGGCAAGATACTAATTAATAAAGATGAAAATTTAAGATGTCATTCCGAACTTGATTCGGATTCTGCGCGAAAGGAAGTAATTTAGTCTGCAACTTTCATAACCGTTGCTCAGGCTGCCATAATTTCAGGTGATGGTAAAATAATTGATGCTGACGGTAAAATAATTGACGCTCACTCTTAAATAAACGACACTGCGAGTAAAATAATCGAGTCTGTAACTGCCATAATTGCATCTGATGGTAAAATAATTGTTTCTCACACCAAAATAATTGATGCTCGCAGTAAAATAATTGATGCTCACTCTTAAAATAAACGACACTGCGACTGCCATAATTTCAGGTGATGGTAAAATAATTGTCTCTCACACCAAAATAATTGATGCTCACTTTTAAATAAACGACACTGCAAGCAAAATAATCGTTGCTCTCGTCATCGTATACGACATGGCAAGAGAATAAAAGAGCCTCATCTCCACCCTTCTCCAAGGAAACAAGCGTAACTAAAAAGGTACTTTCCTTTGAAGAGGATTTAGGATAGCTTTTTCTTTGGCAGATTTCGAAGAATGACATCGAAATTTGATTTAATAAATAAATGGCTTTGAAAAAATAATTTTTCGAGCAGTGTTTTTTTACGAGTCAAAAAAATAATTTTTCGAATCGAAATTTTTATTCGAAATACTAAATTATGTTAAAATGACTGTATCAACAAGCAAAGGTTAATAACT
Proteins encoded in this region:
- a CDS encoding restriction endonuclease, translating into MARKKANSDLPSFDELIIPTVKALKELGGSGTVEEINNKVYGIAKISDDILQIPHGDGGTTIEVDYRLAWSRTYLKKFGLLENSSRGIWALTKAGIDVNKLDYIEIVRVVREQVKPNLPKTKTDTEIVEKIVQKFIEETFNPEEWKERLLNVLYKIKPDAFERLSQRLLRESGFFQVEVTGKAGDGGIDGKGIVRVNGLLSFYVIFQCKRYKGSVTPKDMREFRGAMIGRDVKGLFITTGTFTKEAIKEATRDGAPPIDLVDGNLLCDKLKEFNLGVETKLTETVEIKNEWLKNL
- a CDS encoding T9SS type A sorting domain-containing protein, which encodes MQHNSRVYAITNYNGNLYAGGSFDSAGSILSHRIAKWDGTAWSPLGTGTNGDVYTLAVYNGELYVGGEFSTAGGISINGIAKWNGTAWSALGTGNTGNGVYALAVYNGELYVGGSFTIAGGVAVNNIAKWNGTAWSVVGTGISGANNNVLSLAVYNGELYAGGSFTTAGGNSANNIAKWNGTVWSAVGTGGVNNYVRSLTNYNGELHVGGDFTTAGGNTANSVAKWNGSSWSTFGLGTNNSVQALTSYKGDLYVGGLFSQIDGNAINYLAKLNSSLAAIQEIILSSNFNIYPNPFHTTLFIETENIGSNTEFVLYDLLGKEVMKKVITNSRTELYRGDLPAGLYFYQLRTTTQIIKTGKVVIE
- a CDS encoding WG repeat-containing protein, encoding MKKLFTLSIGILSINAVCVGQGSADQWKYGSSNPTGTRYADFSPKDYSPAVAVKREKYEAPAKTMGIQPKKKGKLWGFADAHGKWLIQPQWPRSTNFGDNPSTIVYTSTNGNFAGGVIRVIDRDGKYLTGSYYMQGDDCHNEDDGEGHSWNYITAYKKPLKSGDTTNQMFIYNLATMDSILLPKGLEIDRKEFDGLRLCQYHSIRSVQYSTKIFAIIDVYNLKIMADNLEQYDHIDYPMSYFEVNTYIDTYTLNSNRIVVKKNNKYGYINIRGEVVIPLQYDNADWFRNGIADVEKDGVKFKIDVNGKKVE
- a CDS encoding RCC1 repeat-containing protein, translating into MKKLLIITIVLLGMSMGANAQAIFSGSTSHSSYSSYFLSNTSGSPRACGNNSNGQLGDGTKTDRSMPVRVSGLSGVTAISAGESHCLFLKKDSSVWSCGSNEDGQLGDGTDTDRLTPVKLSGLTGIIAIA
- a CDS encoding response regulator transcription factor codes for the protein MQITVGIIEDEKEIGESMMSLINESEGFSCIHIFENAQQALDKIPTLKLDVVLTDIHLPDKSGIECIIELKPKCPNTQFLMCTSFEDTESVFKALKAGATGYLTKTTQPSKLLNAIVDIYKGGSPMSSHIARKIVASFSNTDYNKELEKLSQREQEILQLLSKGLRYKEIADKLFVSTETVRTHIRNIYQKLQVNSRTDALNKVFKK
- a CDS encoding LuxR C-terminal-related transcriptional regulator, translated to MKKSLLGKLSQREQEVVPLLADGLRYKEIAESLCLSTETIRTHVRNIYKKLEVSSRTEALNKIYKRVS
- a CDS encoding sensor histidine kinase, giving the protein MKKQSFFLLLYFTLIIGKAQTNSYPDSLLSVLKTSKEDSEKVKTLNELAWEYSSSDLKKARAYGKNSVDLATKLNFYKGRSSAYNTLGNVASDEGKNDEALGFYLLSLKDKETIKDKKGIATVNNNIGIIYRIKGEFKQALNYYNTALTIRQELNNKQGIADCYNNIANIYRDELRFDEAINYMEKSIEIKSELGDKRGIAFTYNNMATIYDDKSDFTLALQYNYKAAKFLEEIKDINSLITVYNNIAVINKKLRNYPDAIKYSKMALTIAEKVGNKSYAVNIYTNLGEIYLDIKNEKEAKANFEKGLSLATQTGEKDDEAQIYEGLGAYYENTNDFKRAELNYTHAIQLAEQMGKARDIARYSYDLATFYYKQKENTLAEKLLNKTIGICKKNGLKADLKKAYKTYADLYENNLNNPKKSIVYYKLYCKLNDSLFSENIAQKFAQQQTLYETEKKEAEIKFLKQQEKISSIQLEEEKLIVQKRNYLLIASILVILSLCFGGYFYFSRQKIKAIQKQEQAVRETEENERLRIAKDIHDDLGSGLSKIKFLSEVIATKAENNPEIQSSIKSISETSVNLVDNMRDLIWALNPENTTLDSLIARIREYSRDYLNDFSMDVSLDFPENIPNYKISKEAHRNIFFMVKECLQNIVKHAKATDVYIQVVVTAEQLQITITDNGIGLDNQNKEGNGLRNIKYRAKIINAKATFNSIQTQGLEIKIDVPIQNIKKT
- a CDS encoding urocanate hydratase; the encoded protein is MTIENFQKIISQGIPSELPEIKPFEEAINHAPKRKDILSAEEKKLALRNALRYFDKKHHAILSKEFAKELKDFGRIYMYRFRPDYKIYARPINEYPHKSKQAAAIMHMLSNNLDYAVAQHPHELITYGGNGAVFQNWAQYLLTMKYLSEMTDEQTLAMYSGHPMGLFPSHKEAPRVVITNGMMIPNYSKPDDWERFNALGVTQYGQMTAGSFMYIGPQGIVHGTTITVLNAGRKFTKGGTGLGGKVFVSAGLGGMSGAQPKAAVIAGAIGVIAEVNPKATQTRHSQGWVNEVFDDLDKLIIRIEKARAAKESVSLAYQGNVVDLWEKFAKENVKVELGSDQTSLHNPFAGGYYPAGISFEESKKMMAENPEQFKKEVQKTLVRHVAAVNKMTASGTYFFDYGNAFLLEAGRAGADVFRKGDTEKKLFKYPSYVQDILGPMCFDYGFGPFRWVCTSADAKDLEITDKLAADVLEEMLKTAPDEIKQQLNDNLIWIKAAQENKLVVGSQARILYADAEGRVKIASAFNKAIREKKISAPVVLGRDHHDVSGTDSPYRETSNIYDGSQFTADMAVQNFVGDAFRGATWVSLHNGGGVGWGEVINGGFGMVLDGTDDADRRLTAMLHWDVNNGIARRSWARNEEALFAIKREMQRTPNLKVTLPNIVDDDLLENLF